ccaccaccacctccacgTCACCTTTCCACCCACTGCTCTTGACTTCCTCTGCGTAAGCTAAACCCCTCGACGTAAAGTCATCCTTCTCTGCCAACTTAACTATAATCTTGGAGCATCCCAAGCGGGATAAGCTCGGAGCTCCATCGGCCAGTGGATTAATGGACGGGTTATCAATCCCACCAGGAGCAGACGGGTATACGAATAACGACAGCCTGTAAGCTATATGCTGCTCCATATCTTCTGTTGGTTCGTCTCCAATGGGATTAGAGCCCCAGAAGTGGGGATATGAAAGAACTGCACCCAGGATTTTCACGTTTCCGGGTAAAGACTCTGACCCGGCATGCATAGCGATGTTGTGGGTGACATTCCCGCCGGCGCTGTCGCCGCCGATGAAAACCCGGTTAAAATCGGCGTGGTTGGTGATCCACTGATCTTTCTCGAAATGGGTATGGTCAAGAACGTGGGAACAAACCCATTTGAGGGCGTCCCAAGAATCTTCGTACGCCGCAGGGAGGAGGTACTCGGGAGCGAGGCGATACTCGACGGAGACAACCAGAGCCCCGGATTTGGAGGACAGAAGGTTCATGTAGCGGTGGTATTGGCAAGAGAAGGCGGAATCGACGCAGAATCCGCCGCCATGGTAGTAGACTAAGATGGGGAGCTTTTGCGTGGGGTTGCTGAGTTTCGGGAGGTAGAGTCTGGCGGACACATTGGGCGTTATGGTGGTATCTTTAGAGGCGACGCCGGTGGTAGGGTCTTCCGGCGACGGAGGAACGTGTGGCGTGCCGAGGAGGCGCTCTGTGTAGACCTTGATGAAGGGAGAGAGGTCGGTGAGGACCTCTATTTTGGTTGGCGAAACCATGGCAGTGTATGCTTGACAGAGAAAGGAGTGTGCTGTTAGTGGTGGAGGCGAGAAATTCACATATGATGTGAATGAACTGTGGGTAATTTATAGGAGAAAGGAGGGATGAGGTGGGAAATGAAGCACTTGTCTCCAAATTCAATTAGTTGGATAAAGAAGACAATGATTGGAAAAAACAAAGCACTTAgccattatttattaatttattaacttatatCCAAAGTTATTCCCAACCTAACTTATAATCTATGTTTAGTCTTTGCCTTTTATTTGTGacattttaatgaatttagccATAGAGGTGGtatactataatttataattcaattgattttaataattagagGAGTAGGGTTATTTGGAGTTTTCTAACTCATCAAAGGTAGTCTACATGGAGTTCttaaaattaggattttgcTGGCCCCCATCCTCTCCCAAGCATGTAAGCCATAATTAAAGTGCAACTTATccttcacaaaaaaaattattcctaatGTGACACTTCTTACAACATCGTTTTTTATGTACTTCGTAATAGTTCTTGTCACTGTTTTTATAAGTGCTtgatatttgaaaaagtatcTGTTACAAAAATAGCCAGATGTTATAAAAACCATAACTAATTAGTAACGACCTACAAATTGTAACGATTTTAGGCACACACCAATTTTATAGAAGATTTTATAACGGTTTTGACAGTTACAaaagatttcttttttattatcctCTTAATGACGTCAACACGTCTTATCTATTACACATTTGTTACAAAAGCCGTGTGTGTGTGACCGTTCAAAAAAAATCGTTATAAATCCcgccttttttttataatgattgTTTTCACTGGGTAAtaacatgtatgtatattgcACATTTGATTGATTTGTAATAATGCAAGCTAATTGACAACACTGtataagaaaacataaaataaggaagataataatatttggaataaagatgatatatacagaaaataatgtcaaattttttgtattatatatgaCTTAACCAAAACGAGACCAAACTATTTTTGTTGCATCAactttaattagtttatgtTAATAACAGAgctttaattagtttatatgATTGTATTCACGTTATGGCTTTTATTTTaaggggaaaagaaaatcttggtatgaaaaaatttgttcgAACCTAACCAATTATAGAATAAGTGTATcatatttgttatgtgattaattatttttttaaattgtaaatcaatttatatgtcaaatatattttacttattatttaatta
This region of Sesamum indicum cultivar Zhongzhi No. 13 linkage group LG4, S_indicum_v1.0, whole genome shotgun sequence genomic DNA includes:
- the LOC105160141 gene encoding 2-hydroxyisoflavanone dehydratase-like, which gives rise to MVSPTKIEVLTDLSPFIKVYTERLLGTPHVPPSPEDPTTGVASKDTTITPNVSARLYLPKLSNPTQKLPILVYYHGGGFCVDSAFSCQYHRYMNLLSSKSGALVVSVEYRLAPEYLLPAAYEDSWDALKWVCSHVLDHTHFEKDQWITNHADFNRVFIGGDSAGGNVTHNIAMHAGSESLPGNVKILGAVLSYPHFWGSNPIGDEPTEDMEQHIAYRLSLFVYPSAPGGIDNPSINPLADGAPSLSRLGCSKIIVKLAEKDDFTSRGLAYAEEVKSSGWKGDVEVVVVEGEGHCFHILDPETEKAKNLIKRLASFISQ